A section of the Castanea sativa cultivar Marrone di Chiusa Pesio chromosome 12, ASM4071231v1 genome encodes:
- the LOC142620063 gene encoding chlorophyll a-b binding protein CP26, chloroplastic, with amino-acid sequence MASLAASTAAASLGVSEMLGNPLNFSVAARSAPTPSSPSTFKTVALFSKKKPAPPPKSKPAPANDELAKWYGPDRRIFLPEGLLDRSEIPEYLTGEVPGDYGYDPFGLSKKPENFSKYQAYELIHARWAMLGAAGFIIPEALNKFGANCGPEAVWFKTGALLLDGNTLNYFGKSIPINLVFAVVAEIVLVGGAEYYRIINGLDFEDTLHPGGPFDPLGLAKDPDQAAILKVKEIKNGRLAMFAMLGFFLQAYVTGEGPVENLAKHLSDPFGNNLLTVIAGSAERAPTL; translated from the exons ATGGCTTCTCTGGCAGCATCCACGGCAGCAGCATCTCTTGGTGTGTCGGAAATGCTCGGAAACCCTCTCAACTTCAGTGTTGCCGCCAGGTCAGCCCCAACGCCCTCCAGCCCATCTACCTTCAAGACTGTTGCTCTTTTCTCCAAGAAGAAGCCCGCACCGCCACCCAAGTCTAAGCCTGCTCCGGCGAACGATGAGCTTGCCAAGTGGTATG GTCCTGACAGAAGGATTTTCTTGCCGGAGGGCCTCTTGGACCGGTCTGAGATCCCGGAGTATTTGACTGGAGAAGTTCCCGGAGA TTATGGTTATGATCCTTTTGGGCTTAGCAAGAAGCCAGAGAACTTCAGCAA ATATCAGGCGTATGAGTTGATTCACGCCCGGTGGGCCATGCTTGGTGCTGCCGGATTCATTATCCCTGAGGCTTTAAACAAATTTGGCGCTAACTGCGGCCCTGAGGCTGTCTGGTTCAag ACTGGGGCTCTACTCCTAGATGGGAACACGTTGAATTACTTTGGGAAGAGCATCCCCATCAATCTTGTTTTTGCTGTCGTCGCCGAGATTGTTCTAGTTGGCGGTGCAGAATATTATAGAATCATCAATGGCTTG GATTTCGAGGACACGCTTCACCCAGGTGGTCCTTTTGATCCATTGGGGCTAGCGAAGGATCCCGACCAGGCTGCAATTCTAAAGGTGAAGGAGATTAAGAATGGTAGACTTGCAATGTTTGCCATGCTCGGTTTCTTCCTTCAAGCTTATGTCACGGGAGAAGGTCCTGTTGAAAACCTTGCAAAACATCTAAGTGATCCTTTTGGCAACAACTTGCTCACTGTGATTGCCGGATCTGCCGAAAGAGCTCCAACCCTGTGA
- the LOC142620956 gene encoding alkane hydroxylase MAH1-like, whose protein sequence is MATLLLYPELLAAIFLCLLFLCHWRWSKTQTITNWPLVGMLPGLLQNRLNIHEYLTWHLQRNGGTFEFKGPWFTDTNIVLTSDPMNLHHICSKNFSNYPKGPEFQEIFDVLGDGILNSDHDSWRYQRKLLHTFLKDNKFKLFFEEVVKGKVEKGLIPILDHVSSLGIEVDLQDIFQRFTFDSICLMVLGHDPNCLSIEFPEVAHFKAFDEVEEGLLYRHFVPERWWKLQRKLQIGSEKKLSHAMKVLDEFIYECISTKREELLTLKKEELKFNLLTAIAMEHQEGEMSSNITKSNNFLKDTTANLLAAGKDTISAALTWFFWLVATHPSVEAKILEEIKEHLLDNRKSKDLNIDELSKLVYLHGAICESLRLFSPVTLSLKCSVQSDILPSGHSIRPNTRILNYFYAMGRMESIWGEDCLDFKPERWISKRGEIVHVPSFKFTVFNAGPRSCLGKDMTFIQIKIIASAILWNYRVQVVESHPISPNTSILLQMKHGLKVRITKRFV, encoded by the coding sequence ATGGCCACACTACTTTTGTACCCGGAGTTACTTGCAGCAATATTTTTATGCCTCCTTTTTCTTTGTCATTGGAGATGGAGCAAAACCCAAACCATCACCAATTGGCCTCTTGTCGGAATGCTCCCGGGCCTTCTTCAAAATCGGTTGAATATCCATGAGTATTTAACCTGGCACCTACAACGTAATGGGGGCACTTTCGAGTTTAAGGGTCCTTGGTTCACTGACACGAACATTGTGCTCACTAGTGATCCCATGAACCTCCACCACATTTGCAgcaaaaacttttctaactaCCCAAAAGGGCCGGAGTTCCAAGAGATTTTTGATGTTCTGGGAGATGGGATTTTGAATTCTGATCATGACTCATGGAGATATCAAAGGAAGCTACTTCATACATTTTTAAAGGACAACAAGTTCAAGTTGTTCTTTGAGGAAGTTGTCAAGGGAAAGGTGGAAAAGGGCCTCATTCCAATTCTTGATCACGTCTCAAGTTTGGGAATTGAGGTTGATTTACAAGACATTTTTCAACGGTTCACCTTTGATAGTATTTGCTTAATGGTTTTAGGTCACGATCCAAATTGCCTCTCCATTGAATTCCCTGAAGTTGCACATTTTAAAGCGTTTGATGAAGTTGAGGAAGGTCTATTATATCGACACTTTGTGCCAGAAAGATGGTGGAAGTTACAAAGAAAGCTTCAAATTGGATCAGAGAAGAAGCTATCGCATGCCATGAAAGTTTTGGATGAATTTATATATGAATGCATCTCAACCAAGCGAGAAGAACTACTGACCCTGAAAAAGGAGGAACTAAAATTCAACTTGCTTACAGCTATAGCTATGGAGCATCAGGAAGGAGAAATGAGTAGTAATATTACAAAATCCAACAACTTTCTGAAGGACACTACAGCTAATCTCTTGGCAGCAGGGAAAGACACTATAAGTGCCGCACTTACGTGGTTTTTTTGGCTTGTTGCAACACACCCATCAGTGGAAGCCAAGATTTTAGAAGAGATCAAGGAGCATTTGTTGGACAACAGAAAGTCCAAGGACTTGAACATAGACGAGCTAAGTAAGCTAGTCTATCTCCATGGAGCGATATGCGAATCCTTACGCCTTTTTTCACCTGTAACTTTAAGTCTAAAATGTTCAGTTCAATCTGATATTCTTCCTAGCGGTCACTCTATAAGGCCAAATACAAgaattttaaactatttttacGCAATGGGAAGGATGGAGAGCATATGGGGTGAAGATTGCTTGGACTTCAAGCCAGAGAGATGGATTTCAAAGCGTGGAGAAATAGTGCATGTACCATCCTTTAAGTTCACAGTGTTTAATGCAGGACCGAGGTCTTGTTTAGGTAAGGATATGACCttcattcaaataaaaataattgcaaGTGCCATCCTTTGGAATTATCGTGTTCAAGTGGTTGAAAGTCATCCTATTTCACCGAATACCTCCATTCTTCTTCAAATGAAACATGGTTTGAAGGTGAGGATCACCAAAAGATTTGTTTGA